The proteins below are encoded in one region of Corallococcus silvisoli:
- a CDS encoding amidohydrolase family protein — translation MGTVLKGGFVVELEPASVERVDLRIEGERIVARGEDLAPGPDDEVVALSGKLVFPGLVNAHHRLASVLSRGLVRPTPASYQALLEQVRWPFENALDLDAVQVAATASGLESIQCGTTTLFDLHASPRAVTGSLLRAARGLHEVGVRGVLSYAVTDRMGAVGREEGLEETVSFARKARGRFRGQVGASACFTLGDDALQGLGEALNTTGAGLHFPLAEDPLDERLSTERHGNPPVTRLLNGNLLSPRAMAAHAGHLAWADLAQVLATGTWLLHTPRSNQGQEVGYAPALKFGARASLGTDGTSPDLFAEAQAAYLRSREAGQPIDVLRYLANGHRLASQVFEAAIGPMREGALADLLVLDYQAPTPLTAETLAWHVVHGLGSRHVEAVMVDGVWRVWARRPLSVNPTVVAEQSREAAAAVWARMS, via the coding sequence TTGGGCACCGTCCTCAAGGGTGGTTTCGTCGTCGAACTGGAGCCCGCGTCCGTGGAGCGGGTGGACCTGCGCATCGAGGGTGAGCGCATCGTGGCCCGGGGCGAGGACCTGGCGCCCGGCCCCGACGACGAGGTGGTCGCGCTGTCCGGCAAGCTCGTCTTCCCGGGGCTTGTCAACGCCCACCACCGGCTCGCGAGCGTGCTGTCGCGCGGGCTGGTGCGGCCGACCCCGGCGTCCTACCAGGCCCTGCTGGAGCAGGTGCGCTGGCCCTTCGAGAACGCGCTGGACCTGGACGCGGTGCAGGTGGCCGCCACGGCGAGCGGCCTGGAGTCCATCCAGTGCGGCACCACGACCCTGTTCGACCTGCACGCCTCGCCCCGCGCGGTGACGGGCTCGCTGCTGCGCGCGGCGCGCGGCCTCCATGAAGTGGGCGTGCGCGGCGTGCTGTCCTACGCGGTGACGGACCGCATGGGCGCGGTGGGCCGGGAGGAGGGCCTGGAGGAGACGGTCAGCTTCGCGCGCAAGGCCCGCGGCCGCTTCCGCGGACAGGTGGGCGCCAGCGCCTGCTTCACGCTGGGCGACGACGCGCTCCAGGGCCTGGGCGAGGCGCTCAACACCACCGGCGCCGGGCTGCACTTCCCGCTCGCGGAGGATCCGCTGGACGAGCGGCTGTCCACCGAGCGGCACGGCAACCCGCCCGTGACCCGGCTGCTCAACGGCAACCTGCTGTCGCCCCGGGCGATGGCGGCGCACGCGGGCCACCTGGCGTGGGCGGACCTGGCGCAGGTGCTGGCCACGGGGACGTGGCTGTTGCACACGCCGCGCTCCAACCAGGGCCAGGAGGTGGGCTACGCGCCCGCGCTGAAGTTCGGGGCGCGCGCGTCGCTGGGCACGGATGGCACGTCGCCGGACCTCTTCGCGGAGGCGCAGGCGGCGTACCTGCGCTCGCGCGAGGCGGGGCAGCCCATCGACGTGCTGCGCTATCTGGCCAACGGCCACCGGCTGGCGTCGCAGGTGTTCGAGGCGGCCATCGGCCCCATGCGCGAGGGCGCGCTCGCGGACCTGCTGGTGCTGGACTACCAGGCGCCCACGCCGCTGACCGCGGAGACGCTGGCGTGGCACGTGGTGCACGGGCTGGGCAGCCGCCACGTGGAGGCGGTGATGGTGGACGGCGTGTGGCGCGTCTGGGCACGCCGGCCCCTGTCGGTGAACCCCACCGTGGTGGCCGAGCAGTCGCGCGAGGCCGCCGCCGCGGTGTGGGCGCGGATGTCGTAG
- a CDS encoding protein kinase domain-containing protein produces the protein MAEVYLARAIAPDGQRGPAVAVKRLMPHLVADRRIVQMFLNEARITAQVRHPHVVSILELGMEGGEPFIAMELLEGRSFAEVRQEAAERGQRVPLGITLRVLVDACRGLDAAHRAVDEAGRPLKIVHRDFTPDNIHVGVNGAVKVIDFGIAKADALGSGTEPGTLKGKFFYMSPEMIAGRSVDHRADLFAAGVMLYEQLCGRRPFTGMSTDEVLTRISEGRPKPPTAFDPSVPQALESVCLMALAKDPADRFDSLQTFIAAIELLGGPAEVATPAQVAAYLDTLFPPDSDPKRLALRRARLADPSSSGTDATQGADVLPPFGVRGIPSWPVPPAMVHTVSLRGGSRPGVPAPQGLTGEGTGPAPADAGGPGPAPASPTEAGATAPPSPASRPPRKSSRAPKVEGGPAAPRSRRALFIALGVLALGGLGAGAAWSLRRPDVAPTARLAAAESATTKEAKVAALDGLARDVRATAPELARAGTLLLNAGAHPQALALAEAYTARFPKEAEAHLLAARAATELRMGKRAERAIDEATLLAPKDIRAPLALADLRALQGDVPGALTALAKAYAQAPDSAQVAPRYGQLLSQGGRLDEAAAVLSTWTRQHDDAASLAELGFVRFRQEKLDDAVALLKRAQKKAPTLAVAHSYLGAVLFRQGDLRGAEREYREAERLAPDDPRALTARCQLHVHEGDAARVAEVKRTLAERFPDRALALAAECGSKK, from the coding sequence ATGGCGGAGGTGTATCTGGCGCGGGCCATCGCGCCGGACGGCCAGCGAGGCCCGGCGGTGGCGGTGAAGCGGCTGATGCCGCACCTCGTCGCGGACCGGCGCATCGTGCAGATGTTCCTCAACGAGGCGCGCATCACCGCGCAGGTGCGCCACCCCCACGTGGTGTCCATCCTGGAGCTGGGCATGGAGGGGGGAGAGCCCTTCATCGCCATGGAGCTGTTGGAGGGGCGCTCGTTCGCGGAGGTGCGGCAGGAGGCCGCCGAGCGCGGCCAGCGCGTTCCCCTGGGCATCACGCTGCGCGTGCTGGTGGACGCGTGCCGGGGGCTGGACGCCGCGCACCGGGCCGTGGACGAGGCGGGGCGGCCGCTGAAGATCGTCCACCGCGACTTCACGCCGGACAACATCCACGTGGGCGTGAACGGCGCGGTGAAGGTCATCGACTTCGGCATCGCGAAGGCGGATGCGCTGGGCTCCGGGACGGAGCCGGGGACGCTGAAGGGCAAGTTCTTCTACATGTCGCCGGAGATGATCGCCGGCCGCAGCGTGGACCACCGCGCGGACCTCTTCGCCGCGGGGGTGATGCTCTATGAGCAGCTGTGCGGCCGGCGGCCCTTCACGGGCATGTCCACCGACGAGGTGCTGACGCGCATCTCGGAGGGCCGGCCGAAGCCGCCCACCGCGTTCGACCCGTCGGTGCCGCAGGCGCTGGAGTCGGTGTGCCTGATGGCGCTCGCGAAGGACCCGGCGGACCGCTTCGACAGCCTGCAGACCTTCATCGCCGCCATCGAGCTGCTCGGTGGCCCCGCGGAGGTCGCCACGCCGGCGCAGGTGGCCGCGTACCTGGACACGCTGTTCCCGCCCGACAGCGACCCCAAGCGGCTGGCGCTGCGCCGGGCGAGGCTGGCGGATCCGTCCAGTTCGGGCACGGACGCCACGCAGGGCGCGGACGTGCTGCCGCCCTTCGGCGTGCGGGGCATCCCCTCCTGGCCCGTGCCGCCGGCCATGGTCCACACCGTGTCGCTGCGCGGCGGCTCCCGCCCCGGAGTCCCCGCCCCCCAGGGTCTGACGGGCGAGGGCACCGGACCCGCCCCCGCGGACGCCGGAGGGCCCGGCCCGGCACCCGCCTCGCCGACGGAGGCCGGCGCCACCGCGCCCCCCTCCCCCGCGTCGCGTCCGCCCCGGAAGTCCTCCCGCGCCCCGAAGGTGGAGGGCGGCCCGGCGGCGCCCCGGTCGCGCCGGGCCCTCTTCATCGCCCTGGGCGTGCTCGCGCTGGGCGGGCTGGGCGCGGGAGCCGCGTGGTCCCTGCGGCGCCCGGACGTCGCCCCCACCGCGCGGCTCGCCGCCGCCGAGTCCGCCACGACGAAGGAAGCGAAGGTGGCCGCGCTGGACGGGCTGGCCCGGGACGTGCGCGCCACGGCCCCCGAGCTGGCCCGCGCGGGCACCCTGCTGTTGAACGCGGGCGCCCACCCGCAGGCCCTGGCGCTGGCGGAGGCCTACACCGCGCGCTTCCCGAAGGAGGCGGAGGCGCACCTGCTCGCCGCGCGCGCCGCCACCGAGCTGCGCATGGGCAAGCGCGCCGAGCGCGCCATCGACGAGGCCACCCTGCTCGCGCCCAAGGACATCCGCGCGCCCCTGGCCCTGGCCGACCTGCGGGCCCTCCAGGGCGACGTGCCCGGCGCGCTGACGGCGCTCGCGAAGGCGTACGCGCAGGCGCCGGACTCCGCGCAGGTCGCCCCCCGCTACGGCCAGCTCCTGTCGCAAGGGGGCCGGCTGGACGAGGCCGCCGCCGTGTTGTCCACCTGGACGCGCCAGCACGACGACGCCGCGTCCCTCGCGGAGCTGGGCTTCGTGCGCTTCCGCCAGGAGAAGCTGGACGACGCGGTGGCGCTGCTCAAGCGCGCGCAGAAGAAGGCCCCCACGCTCGCGGTGGCCCACTCGTACCTGGGGGCCGTCCTCTTCCGTCAGGGCGACCTTCGCGGCGCCGAGCGCGAGTACCGGGAAGCCGAGCGGCTGGCCCCGGACGACCCCCGGGCCCTGACCGCGCGCTGCCAGCTCCACGTCCACGAGGGCGATGCCGCCCGGGTGGCCGAGGTGAAACGTACGCTGGCGGAAAGGTTCCCCGACCGCGCGTTGGCCCTCGCGGCCGAGTGCGGCTCGAAGAAATAG
- a CDS encoding extracellular catalytic domain type 1 short-chain-length polyhydroxyalkanoate depolymerase: MRRPLLPLTLASLLLAATACDPASGASPSADAGTPPLDSSAGDVAPADRTACAGLTVTAGTYDWTVEHDGRTRAYRVHVPAGYDATKPTPVVLSFHGFSSNELEQEQLTGLSPLGDAEGFIAVYPRGLNFQEVYGRGDLDSRSWNADACCGPAQLGKVNDVGFVDALLADLDTRVCTDPRRVFANGFSNGGFFSYRLACERAQRIAAIAPVSGMEAVTDCHPSRPVPVLHFHGTADATIFYDGGDNLLAVGGKLYPSAPESVRRFAERNGCTGPQQQTYQHGNSTCVASTGCQPESATASLCTVTGGKHAWPGQPLYNDGTLDLDASREMWRFFQARPRP, encoded by the coding sequence ATGCGCCGTCCCCTGCTCCCCCTCACCCTGGCCAGCTTGCTGCTGGCCGCCACCGCCTGCGACCCCGCCTCGGGCGCCTCGCCGTCCGCCGACGCGGGGACGCCCCCGCTGGACTCCAGCGCCGGAGACGTGGCGCCCGCGGACCGCACCGCCTGCGCGGGCCTCACCGTGACCGCTGGCACCTACGACTGGACGGTCGAGCACGACGGCCGCACCCGCGCCTACCGCGTCCACGTCCCCGCCGGCTACGACGCCACGAAGCCCACGCCCGTCGTCCTCAGCTTCCACGGGTTCAGCTCCAACGAGCTGGAGCAGGAGCAGCTGACCGGCCTCTCCCCCCTGGGCGACGCCGAGGGCTTCATCGCGGTGTACCCGCGCGGCCTCAACTTCCAGGAGGTCTACGGCCGGGGCGACCTGGACTCGCGGAGCTGGAACGCCGACGCGTGCTGCGGACCGGCGCAGCTTGGCAAGGTGAACGACGTGGGCTTCGTGGACGCGCTGCTCGCGGACCTGGACACGCGCGTGTGCACGGATCCCCGCCGCGTCTTCGCCAACGGCTTCTCCAACGGCGGCTTCTTCTCCTACCGCCTGGCGTGTGAGCGCGCGCAGCGCATCGCCGCCATCGCGCCCGTCTCGGGCATGGAGGCCGTAACGGACTGCCACCCCTCCCGGCCCGTGCCAGTGCTCCACTTCCACGGCACCGCCGACGCGACCATCTTCTACGACGGGGGCGACAACCTCCTCGCGGTCGGAGGCAAGCTCTACCCGTCCGCCCCCGAGTCCGTGCGCCGCTTCGCCGAGCGCAACGGCTGCACCGGCCCCCAGCAGCAGACGTATCAACATGGCAACAGCACCTGCGTGGCGTCCACCGGCTGTCAGCCGGAGAGCGCCACCGCGAGCCTGTGCACCGTCACCGGCGGCAAGCACGCCTGGCCCGGCCAGCCGCTCTACAATGACGGCACGCTGGACCTGGACGCGTCGCGGGAGATGTGGCGCTTCTTCCAGGCCCGTCCGCGCCCCTGA
- a CDS encoding carbohydrate deacetylase — translation MALLPGPSAPLKESATPPRALIINADDLGYDPGITRGILQALREGAVSSATLMVNTPWSEEAARQARGFAIGLHLNLDRGPPVGAGFPRQGLTGDGGFAGARVDALPADAVEAEAFAQLERLERLLGQPATHLDVHKHLHRHPQVLEGVSRVARRAGLPVRSLDADMRAALRARGVATNDAFAGESGEAAWWTQERFASALAALAPEGVTEWMCHPGYPPEVVTSRYAAQREVELATFLHARTREALVRAGVRPTDFRVLHAG, via the coding sequence GTGGCGCTTCTTCCAGGCCCGTCCGCGCCCCTGAAGGAGTCCGCCACGCCGCCCCGTGCACTCATCATCAACGCCGATGACCTGGGCTACGACCCGGGCATCACGCGGGGCATCCTCCAGGCCCTGCGCGAGGGCGCCGTCTCCTCCGCCACCCTGATGGTCAACACGCCCTGGAGCGAGGAGGCCGCGCGGCAGGCGCGGGGGTTCGCCATCGGGTTGCACCTCAACCTGGACCGGGGTCCACCCGTCGGCGCTGGCTTCCCGCGCCAGGGGCTCACCGGGGACGGAGGCTTCGCGGGAGCCCGGGTGGACGCGCTCCCCGCGGACGCGGTGGAGGCGGAGGCGTTCGCGCAGCTGGAGCGGCTGGAGCGGCTCCTGGGCCAGCCCGCCACGCACCTGGACGTGCACAAGCACCTGCACCGGCACCCCCAGGTCCTGGAGGGCGTGTCGCGCGTCGCCCGGCGCGCGGGGCTGCCGGTGCGCTCCCTGGACGCGGACATGCGCGCCGCGCTGCGGGCCCGGGGCGTGGCCACGAATGACGCCTTCGCCGGCGAGTCCGGCGAAGCGGCCTGGTGGACCCAGGAGCGCTTCGCCTCCGCGCTGGCGGCGCTCGCCCCCGAGGGCGTCACGGAGTGGATGTGTCACCCGGGATACCCGCCCGAGGTCGTCACCAGCCGCTATGCCGCGCAGCGGGAGGTGGAGCTGGCCACCTTCCTCCATGCACGCACGCGTGAAGCCCTGGTGCGCGCCGGAGTGCGCCCCACGGACTTCCGCGTCCTCCACGCCGGATGA
- a CDS encoding hybrid sensor histidine kinase/response regulator — translation MLPPNDVEDVLSCLPQALLRVGSDLRVQWCEEGFAAKTGVALAPGGPLLDALERGRGLDALERALREGRAHSGHVITRALRQVRVQVRPTRTGGASGAWLVMEPSGVDDEGAFSQAVREIARAVGESLEVDRVCSAAVVSLVRCAQVRRAEVFLYEQDDATLKRQAVSDLEGHDAPQDAFDPSEDPYRQALALRQPQLGLQRGSGDAEGSVFAAVPLCAPRRTVGLLLIYKEQGASFSVRELEMWSAAASQLAVAVENARLLREAQAALGVREEFMSIASHELKTPLTPLKLGLYSMERRLSAGQPVALASVLKSKRQVDRLAGLVEDLLDASRLELGRLALDSAPLEVGQLVAEVVDHFRHAFERPFTVEVPPDGVWMLGDRDRLEQVLVNLLENAHKYSPAGTPIAVRVGRTADAARIQVQDHGIGIPGADQALVFQRFYRARNVSHRNFGGLGLGLFISHSIVKMHGGTLALRSLEGEGSTFTLDLPRMPAHEVRRLPRRVLVLDEDRGQEAAAERTLRAEGFEVFTVESGAEALRKATHLPVDLIVLSTSATQPQVGTFLETFATLPRARPVPILLAGDARPWWAQEDAALCSRPYRPAELLAGVRDVLTRERRRALTPVELEAPLVTPA, via the coding sequence ATGCTGCCACCCAACGACGTCGAGGATGTCCTCTCGTGCCTGCCCCAAGCGCTGCTGCGCGTGGGCTCCGACCTCCGCGTCCAGTGGTGCGAGGAGGGCTTCGCGGCCAAGACGGGCGTGGCGCTGGCGCCCGGAGGTCCGCTGCTGGACGCGCTGGAGCGGGGCCGCGGCCTGGACGCCCTGGAGCGCGCCCTCCGCGAGGGCCGGGCGCACTCAGGCCACGTCATCACCCGCGCGCTCCGGCAGGTGCGCGTGCAGGTGAGGCCCACCCGGACGGGCGGCGCCTCCGGGGCCTGGCTGGTGATGGAGCCCTCCGGCGTGGACGACGAGGGCGCCTTTTCACAGGCCGTGCGGGAGATTGCCCGCGCGGTGGGGGAGTCCCTGGAGGTGGACCGCGTCTGCTCGGCCGCCGTGGTGTCGCTGGTGCGGTGCGCGCAGGTGCGCCGCGCGGAGGTGTTCCTCTACGAGCAGGACGACGCGACGCTGAAGCGCCAGGCGGTGTCGGACCTGGAGGGACATGACGCGCCCCAGGATGCGTTCGACCCGTCGGAGGACCCCTACCGGCAGGCCCTGGCCCTGCGCCAGCCGCAGCTGGGCCTCCAGCGCGGCTCCGGGGACGCGGAGGGGTCGGTGTTCGCGGCGGTGCCGCTGTGCGCGCCGCGCCGCACGGTGGGGCTGCTGCTCATCTACAAGGAACAGGGCGCGTCCTTCTCCGTGCGCGAGCTGGAGATGTGGAGCGCGGCGGCCAGCCAGCTGGCGGTGGCGGTGGAGAACGCGCGCCTGCTGCGCGAGGCCCAGGCGGCCCTGGGCGTGCGCGAGGAGTTCATGTCCATCGCGTCGCACGAGCTGAAGACGCCGCTCACGCCGCTGAAGCTGGGCCTGTACTCCATGGAGCGCCGGCTCTCCGCGGGGCAGCCGGTGGCGCTCGCCAGCGTGCTCAAGTCCAAGCGGCAGGTGGACCGGCTCGCGGGGCTGGTGGAGGACCTGCTGGACGCAAGCCGCCTGGAGCTGGGGCGGCTGGCGCTGGACTCGGCCCCGCTGGAGGTGGGGCAGCTGGTGGCGGAGGTGGTGGACCACTTCCGCCACGCCTTCGAGCGCCCCTTCACGGTGGAGGTCCCTCCCGATGGCGTCTGGATGCTGGGCGACCGGGACCGGCTGGAGCAGGTGCTGGTGAACCTGCTGGAGAACGCGCACAAGTACAGCCCGGCGGGGACGCCCATCGCGGTGCGGGTGGGGCGCACGGCGGACGCGGCGCGCATCCAGGTGCAGGACCACGGCATCGGGATCCCGGGCGCGGATCAGGCGCTGGTGTTCCAGCGCTTCTACCGGGCGCGCAACGTGTCGCACCGCAACTTCGGAGGGCTGGGCCTGGGGCTGTTCATCAGCCACTCCATCGTGAAGATGCACGGGGGCACGCTGGCGCTGCGGAGCCTGGAGGGCGAGGGCTCCACCTTCACGCTGGACCTGCCGCGCATGCCGGCGCACGAGGTGCGCAGGCTGCCCCGGCGCGTGCTGGTGCTGGACGAGGACCGGGGCCAGGAGGCCGCGGCGGAGCGCACCCTGCGCGCCGAGGGCTTCGAGGTGTTCACCGTGGAGAGCGGCGCGGAGGCCCTGCGCAAGGCGACGCACCTGCCCGTGGACCTCATCGTCCTGTCGACGAGCGCCACGCAGCCGCAGGTGGGCACCTTCCTGGAGACGTTCGCCACGCTGCCGCGAGCGCGGCCGGTGCCCATCCTGCTCGCGGGGGACGCGCGGCCGTGGTGGGCGCAGGAGGACGCCGCGCTGTGCTCCAGGCCCTACCGTCCCGCGGAGCTGCTCGCGGGCGTGCGCGACGTGCTGACGCGCGAGCGGCGCCGGGCCCTGACGCCCGTGGAGCTGGAGGCCCCGCTCGTCACCCCGGCGTAA
- the queF gene encoding preQ(1) synthase → MSSQPSKEIQTFPNPAADRDYEIAFDVPEFTCLCPLTGQPDFARFTIKYVPDQLCVELKSLKLYMWSYRNEGAFHEKVTNTIADDIIKAIQPRKLTVVGDFFVRGGIGTLVTVTHDKKQQA, encoded by the coding sequence ATGTCCTCTCAGCCGTCCAAGGAAATCCAGACCTTCCCCAACCCGGCCGCCGATCGCGACTATGAGATCGCCTTCGACGTTCCGGAGTTCACGTGCCTGTGCCCGCTGACGGGCCAGCCGGACTTCGCGCGCTTCACCATCAAGTACGTGCCGGATCAGCTGTGCGTGGAGCTGAAGAGCCTGAAGCTCTACATGTGGTCGTACCGCAACGAGGGCGCCTTCCACGAGAAGGTGACCAACACCATCGCGGACGACATCATCAAGGCCATCCAGCCGCGCAAGCTCACCGTGGTGGGCGACTTCTTCGTGCGCGGCGGCATCGGCACCCTCGTCACCGTCACGCACGACAAGAAGCAGCAGGCGTAG
- a CDS encoding serine/threonine-protein kinase, with protein sequence MALVYRGLHELLQREVAIKELLPEGQRDQEALSRFRREALALAAFRHQNIVTLYDLVEKNDSLFMVMEYVDGPTLHSLIKDGPLPPDVAAVIGARIASALDHAHFRRIIHRDLKPANVMLTKTGEVKLMDFGIAKDVSLEALTQQGMAVGTPSYMSPEQVTGAPIDARTDIFSLGVLLYESLSGVRPFVGKSAGEVFARIRDGKFTPLQKVAPQVPPPLARIVKRALSVKPEARFPDAAAMRRELDLFLAHEVRVSHPALLVAFLRYREKLTETEALAHLTQQELGVLDVFSTPKPARSRSPLKWVLAALAAAAGTGLYLSQSQWAPLLEQLTR encoded by the coding sequence ATGGCGCTCGTGTATCGCGGCCTGCATGAGCTGCTTCAGCGCGAGGTGGCCATCAAGGAGCTGCTGCCCGAAGGCCAGCGCGACCAGGAGGCCCTGTCCCGCTTCCGCCGCGAGGCGCTGGCGCTGGCCGCCTTCCGCCACCAGAACATCGTCACCCTGTATGACCTGGTGGAGAAGAACGACAGCCTCTTCATGGTCATGGAGTACGTGGACGGCCCCACGCTCCACTCGCTCATCAAGGACGGCCCGCTGCCGCCGGACGTCGCCGCGGTCATCGGCGCGCGCATCGCCAGCGCGCTGGACCACGCGCACTTTCGCCGCATCATCCACCGCGACCTCAAGCCCGCGAACGTCATGCTCACCAAGACGGGGGAGGTGAAGCTGATGGACTTCGGCATCGCCAAGGACGTGAGCCTCGAAGCGCTCACCCAGCAGGGCATGGCCGTGGGCACGCCGTCATACATGTCCCCGGAGCAGGTGACGGGCGCGCCCATCGACGCGCGCACCGACATCTTCTCCCTGGGCGTGCTGCTCTACGAATCCCTCTCCGGCGTCCGCCCCTTCGTGGGCAAGTCCGCCGGCGAGGTGTTCGCCCGCATCCGCGACGGCAAGTTCACGCCGCTCCAGAAGGTGGCCCCGCAGGTGCCGCCGCCGCTCGCGCGCATCGTGAAGCGCGCGCTGTCGGTGAAGCCGGAGGCCCGCTTCCCGGACGCCGCGGCCATGCGCCGCGAGCTGGACCTGTTCCTGGCCCACGAGGTGCGCGTGTCCCACCCCGCGCTGCTCGTGGCCTTCCTGCGCTACCGCGAGAAGCTCACCGAAACCGAGGCCCTGGCCCACCTCACCCAGCAGGAGCTGGGCGTGCTGGACGTCTTCTCCACGCCCAAGCCCGCGCGCTCCCGGAGCCCGCTCAAGTGGGTGCTGGCCGCGCTCGCCGCCGCGGCCGGCACCGGCCTCTACCTGTCCCAGTCCCAGTGGGCGCCGCTCCTGGAGCAGCTGACCCGCTGA
- a CDS encoding sll1863 family stress response protein — MSERDEYIQKLEAEQQEATARFREIQAQADLAQSEDELQVLTGARALQNDVDREIQALRAADQRDWERVKERAEKARLRFSAYVDRAGLQWNQLRDGYRRKREAELDELGAQVDGWEATHQRGSAETSLLTRRELEFVKRGLRSSGDLLRNMRHSRGQAWKQAREEYESAWRDLREHYRRIRAEGGSDADQAPPP; from the coding sequence ATGTCGGAACGGGATGAATACATCCAGAAGCTGGAGGCCGAGCAGCAGGAGGCGACCGCTCGCTTCCGGGAGATCCAAGCCCAGGCGGACCTCGCGCAGAGCGAGGACGAGCTGCAGGTCCTGACGGGCGCGCGCGCGCTCCAGAACGACGTCGACCGTGAAATCCAGGCGCTCCGCGCCGCCGACCAGCGCGACTGGGAGCGCGTGAAGGAGCGCGCGGAGAAGGCCCGGCTGCGCTTCAGCGCCTACGTGGACCGCGCCGGCCTCCAGTGGAACCAGCTCCGCGACGGCTACCGCCGCAAGCGCGAGGCCGAGCTGGACGAGCTGGGCGCCCAGGTGGACGGCTGGGAAGCCACCCACCAGCGCGGCTCCGCGGAGACGTCGCTGCTCACGCGCCGGGAGCTCGAGTTCGTGAAGCGCGGCCTCCGGAGCTCCGGCGACCTGCTCCGGAACATGCGCCATTCGCGCGGGCAGGCCTGGAAGCAGGCCCGCGAAGAGTACGAGTCCGCCTGGCGCGACCTGCGCGAGCACTACCGCCGCATCCGCGCGGAAGGCGGCTCCGACGCCGATCAGGCCCCGCCCCCGTAG
- a CDS encoding Ppx/GppA phosphatase family protein: protein MPPSARPNLPPVLAAIDVGTNAVRLELARPDAEGSLETLHQERDPIRPGEGVFTTGVMPPETADRLLSTLRRYAALCRRHKAQVRAVATSALREARNRQDIVRRVHEEAGLELEVVSGKEEARLICLGVLHRKPVNSRSLLVDIGGGSTEVAIATGEKPDELWSLALGSVRLTEVFDTSRTVTPKQLRLMRGFVDEVLHKTLPEELPAMPRVALGSSGTIQAVVGFAAAENGGNATVRQLTQTVESLARMPPERRRKRFDPRRADIIVSGAVILEGVARHLGVESVSVVNRGLRDGLLVDLLYRQDETRDDHSLADAAFAMGQRFHFDEKHARQVARMSLALFDGLAALHQLPLSVRPHLEVAALLHDIGTAVSYERHHRHTYYLIHNADLPGLADRERDIIARVARYHRRSQPELSHSGMAGLTPSEARRVRKLATLLRLANALDHSHHQPIRDFKVTDGREAVTLHLHARQPLDLELWNAEREVAAFRKVFGKRLAFQVHSAGR from the coding sequence ATGCCCCCTTCCGCCCGTCCGAACCTGCCCCCCGTCCTCGCCGCCATCGACGTGGGCACCAACGCCGTCCGCCTGGAGCTGGCCCGCCCCGACGCCGAGGGCTCGCTTGAGACGCTCCACCAGGAACGGGACCCCATCCGCCCCGGAGAAGGCGTGTTCACCACCGGCGTGATGCCCCCGGAGACCGCGGACCGGCTCCTGTCCACCCTGCGCCGCTACGCCGCCCTCTGCCGCCGCCACAAGGCCCAGGTGCGCGCCGTGGCCACCAGCGCCCTGCGCGAGGCGCGCAACCGCCAGGACATCGTGCGCCGCGTGCACGAGGAGGCCGGCCTGGAGCTGGAGGTCGTCAGCGGCAAGGAGGAGGCGCGCCTCATCTGCCTGGGCGTGCTGCACCGCAAGCCCGTCAACAGCCGCTCGCTCCTGGTGGACATTGGCGGCGGCAGCACGGAGGTCGCCATCGCCACCGGCGAGAAGCCCGACGAGCTCTGGAGCCTCGCGCTGGGCTCCGTGCGCCTCACGGAGGTGTTCGACACGTCTCGCACGGTGACGCCCAAGCAACTGCGGCTGATGCGCGGCTTCGTGGACGAGGTGCTGCACAAGACGCTCCCGGAGGAGCTGCCCGCGATGCCCCGCGTGGCGCTGGGCTCGTCCGGCACCATCCAGGCCGTGGTGGGCTTCGCCGCCGCGGAGAACGGAGGCAACGCCACCGTGCGCCAGCTCACCCAGACGGTGGAGTCCCTGGCCCGGATGCCGCCAGAGCGCCGCCGCAAGCGGTTCGACCCGCGCCGCGCGGACATCATCGTCTCCGGCGCCGTCATCCTGGAGGGCGTCGCGCGCCACCTGGGCGTGGAGTCCGTCAGCGTCGTCAACCGGGGCCTGCGCGACGGCCTGCTGGTGGACCTGCTCTACCGCCAGGACGAGACGCGCGACGACCACAGCCTCGCGGACGCGGCGTTCGCCATGGGCCAGCGCTTCCACTTCGACGAGAAGCACGCCCGCCAGGTGGCCCGCATGTCGCTGGCCCTCTTCGACGGGCTGGCCGCCCTGCACCAGCTGCCCCTGTCCGTGCGCCCCCACCTGGAGGTCGCCGCGCTGCTGCACGACATCGGCACGGCGGTCAGCTACGAGCGCCACCACCGGCACACGTACTACCTCATCCACAACGCGGACCTGCCGGGGTTGGCGGACCGCGAGCGCGACATCATCGCGCGCGTCGCCCGCTACCACCGGCGCTCCCAGCCGGAGCTGTCCCACTCCGGCATGGCCGGGCTCACCCCGTCGGAGGCGCGCCGCGTGCGCAAGCTGGCCACGCTCCTGCGCCTGGCGAACGCGCTGGACCACAGCCACCACCAGCCCATCCGGGACTTCAAGGTCACGGACGGCCGCGAGGCCGTCACGCTCCACCTGCACGCCCGCCAGCCCCTGGACCTGGAGCTGTGGAACGCCGAGCGGGAGGTCGCCGCGTTCCGCAAGGTGTTCGGCAAGCGGCTCGCATTCCAGGTCCACTCCGCCGGGCGCTAG